The Thermococcus celericrescens genomic sequence GGGCTTCCCTCGCCCTCGGGCTGCCGGTTGACTGGGGGACGGTCGGCAGGATAGCATCGGCGTGGGTTCTCTCACCAATCGTCGCCGCGCTCTTTGCGGTGGCGGTCTACAGGCTCTACAAGCCCCTGCTGAGAAGGATAAAGTGTCTGCGGAACCTTGAACTGACTCAGAAATGGCTTGTCTTCACGGCGGCGGCCTTTTCAGCCTTCAACCTCGGCGCCAACGAGCTTTCGAACGTGGCCGGACTGATGGAAGGCCTCGGCGTGGACGGTCCGTTTAAGCTTATTCTAGCACTCATCCTTACCCTGGGGGCGCTGACCTTCAGCTACGACGTGATGATGACGGTCGGGAGGGACATCTCCCCTCTTGGGCCAACTTCTGCCTTTTCAAGTCAGTTCGGAGCATCTTTGGCCGTCAGCGCGGCCAACCTAATAGGCCTGCCGGTCAGCTCGGGTCAGGCCATAGTTGGGGCCATAAGTGGTCTGGGCCTCTACAAGGGCGAGCACGTGAACCTCAAACTCCTCACGGGAATCGTGAAGGGCTGGGTAATAGCCCCGGTTTTCGCGGGTGCGATATCTTACGTTCTCATCACGTTTCTGGCTTAGGCTTTTAAACCGACCGCCGAAGGGCTTAGCGGTGTTGAGAGATGGTCGAGTTCAAGTTTGAGATCAAGGCGAGAGACGCCGCTGGAAGAATAGGAAAGCTGACCGTTAACGGAAAAACGATAGAGACCCCCGCCATAATGCCGGTCATCAACCCGAAGCAGCTGATAGTGACGCCGAAGGAACTCAAGGAAATGGGCTTTGGAATGGTGATCACCAACTCCTACATCATCTACAAGACGCTCGAACTCAGAGAGAAAGCCCTCGATGTGGGAATCCACAGGCTTCTCGACTACGACGGTATCATCGAGGTCGATTCCGGCTCCTTCCAGCTCATGCGCTACGGCGGCGTGGACGTTACGAACAGGGAGATAATCGAGTTTCAGGAAAGGATAGGCGTCGACATAGGCACGTTCCTCGACATCCCGACTCCACCAGATGCTCCGAGAGAAAAGGCCGAGGAAGACCTCAGGATAACGCTGGAGAGGGCGAAGGAAGCCGAGGAAGTCAAGAACATCGCGATGAACGCTGCCGTGCAGGGCTCCACATACCCCGACCTGAGAACCTACGCCGCTAAAAAGCTCAGCGAGATGAACTTCGAGATTCACCCGGTGGGAGCCGTCGTCCCTCTGATGGAGGGCTACCGATACAGAGACCTGGTGGACGTGGTGATAGCTTCAAAGCTCGGTTTAAGGCCCGACAGGCCGGTTCACCTGTTCGGTGCCGGTCACCCAATGATTTTCGCCCTTGCTGTAGCGATGGGGATTGACCTCTTCGACTCAGCCAGCTACGCCCTCTACGCCAAGGACGACCGCTACCTGACGCCCGAAGGCACCAAGAGGCTTGAAGAGCTGGAGTACTTCCCGTGCTCCTGCCCGGTGTGCTCACGCTACACGCCTCAGGAACTCCGCGAGATGCCGAAGGAAGAGAGGACGAGGCTTCTGGCTCTGCACAACCTCTGGGTAATCCGCGAGGAGCTCAACCGGGTCAAGCAGGCGATAAAGGAGGGAACACTCTGGGAGCTCGTCGATGAGAGGGCGAGAAGCCATCCAAAAATGTTCGCCGCCTACAAGAGACTGCTGGAGTACAGGGACTACCTTGAGAAGAACGAGCCAGTGACCAAGGCGAGTGCCTTCTTCAAGGTCAGCGAGGAAGCGATGAGCTGGCCTCTCGCTCACCGCGCCAAAACGAGGGCCGAGCGCGTTGCCCGGAAGTTCCCGGAGAGAGTGAACCACCCAATCTTCGGCGAGATTCCGAGGTACCTTAGCCTCAGCTACCCCTTCGCCCAGAGCGAGGGCGAGGAGGACTTCACCATAACCAAGCCCACCAAAGGAGAGGCGAGGAGCTACATCATGGCCATAGCCGAGTACCAGTTCGGAGAGGGCGCGGGGGAAGCCTTCAAGGATGCCTTCGTCGAGCTTTCAAGGAAGACGGGCATGCCGAGACAGATAAAGGCCAAGGGCAAGCACCTCGCGACCTTCAGGGCTGAGGACGGTCTCTTAACCCTTGGCATCGAGGGTGCCAAGAGACTCCACGAGGTTCTGCCGTTCCCGAGGATGAGGGTAGTGGTCAATTCAGATGCGGAGCCGTTCGCGAAGCGCGGAAAAAACGTCTTCGCCAAGTTCGTGGTGGACGCCGATCCGGAGATAAGGCCCTACGACGAGGTTTTGGTGGTGAACGAAAAAGACGAACTCCTCGCGACCGGCCAGAGCCTACTGAACGGCGAGGAGATGAAGGTCTTCCAGAGCGGTTTAGCCGTGAAGGTTCGCAGGGGAGTTGAGAAGTAGAAAATTTTATAACGTCCCTCCCTTCTCCTATTTCGGGCGGGCCCGTGGTCTAGATGGTTATGACGCCACCCTTACAAGGTGGAGGTCCGGGGTTCGAATCCCCGCGGGCCCACCATAAGAAACTTTGCCTGCGCAAAGTTTCATCAAAGTTCGTAGCTCCTTCTTGAAATGCTGGTTTTCAGGGGGTTTCTTATTATTGGAGCGGTTTAGCGTGGAGAATTGCTTTAAAAGCCTCTTTGTGTAGGGTTTGCTTTCTTTTGATGCCCTTCGGGCATCTTTTTGAAGTCAAACCCCTTTGCAAGGAATCTTTGGAGGTTCTCATAAGAAAAGTTGGCCTTGAGTTTAGAAACCCACCCTCAGAGTGCAACACTATAAAGAGCTACCAACTTTTGGTCAAGCTTTGTTAAAGCTTGCTCTGTACTCTTAAACCTCTGGGGGGCTCTCCCACACCCCCGAAAACTTCTCCTGTGCAATGTCGAGCTTTGCTCGACGCGAGGGATGATAGTCCCACAGAGTTTGACCAAGGTTGGTGATTCTTCTTGTGAGTGCTTCTCATTGAAGGTTTGCTCTTGTTTGGGAACTTTTGAACGGGGAATTCACTTGAGTGTGCTTCTTTTTTTGTGGGTTTACTTCTCCCGCGCTCCTTTGGAGCGCTTTAATGGTTTAAACCCTTGTTTTGAGGCTTGTGAAATGCGAATTCCAGCTTAAAATGGCAGTTTGGTAGTGCAAACCCATTTCAACTGCACCTTTGGGGAGAAGAATCACAAACTTTGATGAAACCTCACTCAGAGAATCACTAAGGAGGCATTTGGCATTAGTGCTTAGTTGGGATTAGGAATATCTCAAAATCATCGAGAAACACTCTTACACTAGCATGTCCTGAACCCGCAATAATACCATCATAAGTGTAGTATCTGGCTCCAAATTTGTTTATTGGGATATCTGTTCCAACTTTCTCTCCGTTAATGTACACATCAAAAACACCCTTTTGCCAGTTCATTATAATCCTAACATGATACCATTTTCTTGGTTCCCATTTGCTTATTAACACTCCATTTGCATAAATCCCACCGTCTCGTTTAAACACGACAAGTACGTAGTATTTTTTGTCATGCGAATTCCAGAATCTAGGAGACCTGTTGTAGCATTATCCTCGAACTTATCGCCGCATTTTGGATTCCCGTATCCTTCAATTCCAATGTATGTCTCGAATCCAATACTACTGTTCATTTTTCGGAGTTGTAGATATTTGCCATCAAAATACAGATACCTGTGATATCCAGCACTCCTACAGGAATCACCCCACAACTGGAAAGACTTATTCCCCGATACTGAAACATCTGCCACAACTTTTTGCTCAAACGATTTTCCACTCCAGCCCCATATTGGAAACCACCCATTCTGCTGGCCCATAGTGTAATCAGTTTCATATTTTTCAAAGTTATCAAAAAATAGGACGGTTCTATTTGGAATTTCCAGTATCTCATAGGTTGGCAACAACAATTTAAGCTGTTCCTGTTCAGGGACCTGGGTCGTATTTGTACTTGTTATCAGATTATCCGGTACTTTTGGCATGGAAAAGTATAACACAAGAACTAGGAACAAAATAACTGAAATCTTGGCAAGCTCCAAGTATGGGCTAACATACGAGCCATAATCGTTGTGAGGGAGGTATTCTTCTATTACTACTTCTTCTGCCTCTCTTTTCTTATCACCACTAGCTACTAATTCATCTGCGTGTATTAGTTTCACATTGGCTCTGTCTGCTAACTCCCATGCATTCCTTGTAAATCCAGATTTCGAAACTACCCATGCTTCATGGCACTTGTAATATTCTTTTCCACCCAAAACCTCTTGGATAGCTTTTACTCCTACCTTGTCCTTAGTATTTTTTACTTGTATCGCTATTTTTCTTCCATCTTTTTCTGCAATGATGTCTGCTCCAAAATCTCCACTTGCGGGAGTCAGTATAACTTTAAACCCCTTATTTTGCAGGGCCTCTGCAACTGCCCTTTCGAGAGAATATCCCTTCTTTTGAGGATTCATTAATGTCCTCTCCTTGATGTATGGTGGTCTTTATGTTTTGGCTATGTTACGTTCACTAAGTTTGAAATTTAAATATTTTTGATTTGTTATGTCGTGCTGTTGTGGTATAAATGCTCTAGTATCTAACTACCAGGGTGATAGTATACTATTGGGGCGATAGTTGTGCACAGGGTTGTATATTCAAGTCGCCCTCTTCTCTTCCTCTGGGAACTTCCAGTCCTTCGTTATTCTTGTCACTTTTCTCACAAGGGCCTTCTCCTCAGGATGCCTTGAGACGAGCTCCTCAAGGAAGGAAATTGAAGGGATCGGACAGGTCTCCAGAGGACTGTTAAGAAGAGCGATGCGGTCTGAATATGGGTTGAGATAGAGGGCAACGACCCGGTCGTCACCATCTACCTGCCACTCAATAGCGGTAATCGTGGGAGTAGCCGTCGGAGTAGTTTCTCCTTCTGCTTCTTCCACCCTTCTTGCTCCTTCCGTCCCTGCCGTAGCTCCTCGAGCGGCCCGAGTTTCTGGAGTAGCCTCTTGAACCGTGGTTCCTCTGATTCTCCTTCTCGTACCTCTCGCGGTACTCGCGCGGAATTTCCTCGCTCAGCTCGGACTTGCGTATCTCAACACCCGCAGTCTGGGCGATGTAGCGGAGCCTCCTGAACTCGCCGGGCATTATGAAGGTCATCGCCTTTCCTTTCTTTCCCATCCTGCCGGTTCTGCCTATCCTGTGGACGTAGTCCTCGGCCGTCATGGGCAGGGAGTAGTTCACGACGTAGTTTATGTCCTGCACATCGAGGCCCCTGGCGGCGACGTCAGTCGCAACGAGAACCCTGGTTTTTTTGGTCTTGAAGCGCCAGAAAGTTCTCTCACGTGCGGCCTGGCTCATGTCACCGTTGAGTGCCTCGGCGCTGTAGCCAGCCCTCCTGAGCTTCTCACTGAGCTCCCGGGTTTCCCTCTTGGTGGCGCAGAAGACTATCCCGTAGAAGTCCCCGGCGCCATCGAGTATCTTCCTGAGCATCGTGAGCTTCCTCGCCGGGACAACCTCTATGTACTCCTGATCCACCATCTCCGGGACGAGCTCGTCGCTGCTGACGCTTACCACCTCGTAGTCACCCATGTAGCGCCTCGCGAGCCTCTTTATCTCCGGCGGCATCGTAGCGGAGAACATCAGCACACGCTTCTTTCTCGGCGTCTCCCTGAAAATCGCCTCTATATCGTCTATGAATCCCATGTCGAGCATCCTGTCGGCCTCATCGAGGATGAAGAACTTTACGGAGCTCAGGTCGAGGGTTCCGCGCCTTATGTGGTCGAGAACTCTGCCAGGGGTTCCAACTACGACATGAGTCCCCCGCTCAAGGGCCCTTATCTGCGGTCCTATCGGCTGGCCGCCGTAGACGGCGTAAACGTAAACCCTCTTCCTCCCGCGGAGGCTTTTGATTTCATCCGCCACCTGGAGGGCAAGCTCCCTTGTGGGCGTGAGGATTATCGCCTGAACGGCCTTTATCTTCGGGTCAATCGCCTCGATTATCGGGAGCGCAAATGCCGCTGTTTTTCCCGTCCCTGTCTGGGACTGGCCGATTATATCGACGTCGCCAGATAGAAGGCGCGGGATTACCTCCCTTTGAATATCCGTCGGACTTGAGAAGCCCTTCTGCCTGACGGCCACTAACGTGGCCTCGGATAAGCCTAAGCTTTCAAAACTCATTTTCCTAACTCCTTACGTTACTCAAACGCATCCCTTCTCAAACGGAACGCGTCGAGAAGAAACGCGGTCTGGCGGGCCGGGGGGGATTCGAACCCCCGACCACGGGATTAAGAGTCCCGCGCTCTAACCATGCTGAGCTACCGGCCCTCAACCCGAAACCATAGACGGGAGGTGGCTTTATAAATTTTTCGGTAGGGCTTCAAAAGCCACATCTTACCCTCACGAAAAGGATATAAACCCTGACCCTCATGTTGAAACGATGATCACTTACGAATATGTGAAACTTGCGGCAGAGGTTGTGGCATTTGTTGCGGTGATGGGGGCGATTTACTCCTTCATGGCTGTACGGAGGGTTATCAGAGACACCCTTGGTGAGGGCGTTTTTCGTGCCCTTGTCTTCGGAAGCCTGCTACTTCTGCTGGGTTATGGGGTCAACGTGCTTAATGATGTAGTATCCTCGGAGTTTCTGAAGATCCTGGACGACGTCCTAGTTGCCCTCGGTATGGGCATTGTCATGGTGTGTTCCATCACCACGAGGCGGGCAATTGCAACACACGTCGAGCCCCACGTTGTTTTTGACGGCACGTCTACCATCTCACCCGGGCCGTACCTCGTAAGATCGATGTCGGTTGCCTCGGTTTTACGCCTCCTCTCCGGCAAGAAAATTCTCGGCGTTACCCGCCTCCCGGAGGTATACATGCGCTGTGGTGCCTCCTACATCTGGATCAGCAACGTTGGGGGATCGAATGTGGTGTCTCCCACTGCCCTCGCACCGCTCCTCCATGCGGTAACAACGAGCGTTGACAGAGATACCTTTGTTATACTGGACAGTGTGGATTATCTTGTGCTGCACAATGGGGAGGAGGCTGTTCTGCGCTTTGTTCTCCACATGAAGGATATACTGCTGACTAAAGGTGCCGGGCTGGTTATAATCGCTTCCCCCGAGACGCTGGGCGAAAAGATGGTAACCCTGCTTGAGAGGGAGTTCAGAAAGCTCCCCATGTGACCGTAAAATTTATAAAGGCTCCCCGAGCCTTATAGTTTGGCGACGCGGGGGTTGCCAAGCCTGGTCAAAGGCGCGGGATTGAGGGTCCCGTCCCGTAGGGGTTCCGGGGTTCAAATCCCCGCCCCCGCACCAAACGGCGCTTTTCTGGTTCTGGGGAATCTTCACCTGGAGTTTAAGCGTCGGTACGGTTGTTTCAGGTTGTACGGCAGAAAGAACTCCTGAGAATGTGTATGACCTCCTCTCGCCCTAAAGGGTGGGGTTTCCGTCGGGGAAACCCCCTAACTCAAGGACAGGGAGGTTTGAGGGGTAACCCTCATCACCCCCTTTGAAAGGGGTTCGGAGAACCCCTCCGGGAGGGTCTTCCCCCAATTACCCCTACCCGCCGACAAACCCGGCAGGCTCGGGGTTATCTTTTCCACAACCTTCCTCAAAATGTTGAAGGCCCCGACCAAGTCCGCATTCATGACAACGCCCTCTTCACGGCACTTAAATAAACCCCTGAAAATCCTACCATTAGAATGGCGCTGGCCGCAGAGAGGGCAAAGCTGGGAAGTGAAAGCCTCATCAACATCCTCAACGAGAATACCATACTCTTCCGCAACTTCCTTGAGCCTTTGAATCACCGTGTTGAACCGCCAGACGTGGGAGAGGAGAAAATTCTGCCTTCTGCCCTTATCAGGGTTCCTGCTAATGCCCTTTGGATAACCAAAGAGGATTCTCGAAACCCCGAGTGATACAGCCTCTCAACAGTCTGCCTCACCGCAGTGTTAATGTAGTGTTTCGCCTGAAGTTTGGCCTCCTCGTGCATTCTCCTGAGCTTCTTACTTTTCTTCGCTCCAGATTTATTGAGTTTGGACTGATAATCGGCTATTCTCCTCCGCCAGTGGAAGGCTATGCTCTTCAACGGTCTCCCGTTCACGAGGAAACCCTCGCCGTTCTCGACGTAAACGGCCATTAAGTTATTCACTCCCAGGTCTATTCCAGCCGAAAGGTTGCCCAAGGGTTGTTTTGGAACTTTAACCCACTCGTCGTTGATTAGCTTCTCTTCTACAGTGAAGCTCACGTGAGCGTACCATTTGCGCCTTATTGGATTGTAGTGTATCTCAAGCCTTCCCTGCTTGCCTTTGAGGTAAACCATACCCTAGAACCTTGAATTGGATTCTCAGCCTTCCAAACTTTCCGAGGTGCCTCAACTCAATGACATTCCCATGGATTCTGTACTGGTCGTTCCGGAGGGGGATGATGAATAGTTTCCTCCCGTTCTCTTCCCTGATAAACCCGGTGGTTTTGGCTTGAACCATTCTGGTAATTCCCCATTCCGCTTATTTCTCAAAAGAGAAAAGAAACTCCGCCAGCTTTCGGCATTCTTCCTCGCCAACTGTTGAACGGTCGAACCACCAATCCAGTTTTTGAACTCTTGGTACGCCTCTTTTTCCGTCCCGTTAAAGTCAATTTTGTCGAATTCCTTGAATTGCTTGAGCCTCTCGTAGTTCAGCCTGTTCCAGATTACTGCGGTGGCGCGAGCTAACTCGAAGAGTGCTTTTTCCTGCTCCTTGCTTGGCTGGAGTTTTACCGTTACCGTTCGCTTCATTTCAAGGTGTGGTATGTTCTCAGACTTTAAAATAGTTTGCTTTCCTGTTTAACGGCTTTTTGGGCGGTGATTGTACCCTACCATGAAGGGAGAGGCTTGTTAAAGAAAAAAGTCAAAATTTGTGTGTACCGAAACATTTATCGTTAGAAACACATCATTTAGTAGCGATGAAGATAATAAAAATCCCCAGTAAGGACAGTGTGGGCGTCATAACCGTTGGAACTCCCCTAGAGGTTGAGCCGGACATCGAGGTTAAACCGCGCAAAGGGGAACTGGTTCTCTGGGTATCCAACCCGAACACGGTAAAGGTTGAGATTGACAATGAGATTGAGCTGTATGAGTACATCGGATTTTGGCAGAAGCTGGATCCGGAAATAGTTTTTTTGAACCGGAGGATTGTTTTAATTCCCGGCGAGACCATCGAACAGCGCATCCCCGTCGATCTGCCTCCCGGACGCTACAAGGTCGTTAAGTTTGCGTACGTGAAGGGCGCCAAAATTGGGGTGGAGAAGGAGTTCACAGTTAGGTAGCCCAGAACCTCTTGAGGTAGAGTCTCATTCTTCCCAGATCAACTGGTCTCACAGTTTCCACCATCCAGTCCGGCAGGTCTTTTTTTATGCCCCTCCAGAGCAGGCGGTAGTCGAGGACCACTATTGAACCCTTCTCCTCCGCTGAACGGTGCACCCTTCCCGCAGCCTGAACGAGCTTCCTGTGGGCCGGCAGGTAGTAGCCGTAGTACCTG encodes the following:
- a CDS encoding restriction endonuclease, with translation MNPQKKGYSLERAVAEALQNKGFKVILTPASGDFGADIIAEKDGRKIAIQVKNTKDKVGVKAIQEVLGGKEYYKCHEAWVVSKSGFTRNAWELADRANVKLIHADELVASGDKKREAEEVVIEEYLPHNDYGSYVSPYLELAKISVILFLVLVLYFSMPKVPDNLITSTNTTQVPEQEQLKLLLPTYEILEIPNRTVLFFDNFEKYETDYTMGQQNGWFPIWGWSGKSFEQKVVADVSVSGNKSFQLWGDSCRSAGYHRYLYFDGKYLQLRKMNSSIGFETYIGIEGYGNPKCGDKFEDNATTGLLDSGIRMTKNTTYLSCLNETVGFMQMEC
- a CDS encoding DUF835 domain-containing protein; this translates as MITYEYVKLAAEVVAFVAVMGAIYSFMAVRRVIRDTLGEGVFRALVFGSLLLLLGYGVNVLNDVVSSEFLKILDDVLVALGMGIVMVCSITTRRAIATHVEPHVVFDGTSTISPGPYLVRSMSVASVLRLLSGKKILGVTRLPEVYMRCGASYIWISNVGGSNVVSPTALAPLLHAVTTSVDRDTFVILDSVDYLVLHNGEEAVLRFVLHMKDILLTKGAGLVIIASPETLGEKMVTLLEREFRKLPM
- a CDS encoding DEAD/DEAH box helicase, which codes for MSFESLGLSEATLVAVRQKGFSSPTDIQREVIPRLLSGDVDIIGQSQTGTGKTAAFALPIIEAIDPKIKAVQAIILTPTRELALQVADEIKSLRGRKRVYVYAVYGGQPIGPQIRALERGTHVVVGTPGRVLDHIRRGTLDLSSVKFFILDEADRMLDMGFIDDIEAIFRETPRKKRVLMFSATMPPEIKRLARRYMGDYEVVSVSSDELVPEMVDQEYIEVVPARKLTMLRKILDGAGDFYGIVFCATKRETRELSEKLRRAGYSAEALNGDMSQAARERTFWRFKTKKTRVLVATDVAARGLDVQDINYVVNYSLPMTAEDYVHRIGRTGRMGKKGKAMTFIMPGEFRRLRYIAQTAGVEIRKSELSEEIPREYRERYEKENQRNHGSRGYSRNSGRSRSYGRDGRSKKGGRSRRRNYSDGYSHDYRY
- a CDS encoding inorganic phosphate transporter, which encodes ASLALGLPVDWGTVGRIASAWVLSPIVAALFAVAVYRLYKPLLRRIKCLRNLELTQKWLVFTAAAFSAFNLGANELSNVAGLMEGLGVDGPFKLILALILTLGALTFSYDVMMTVGRDISPLGPTSAFSSQFGASLAVSAANLIGLPVSSGQAIVGAISGLGLYKGEHVNLKLLTGIVKGWVIAPVFAGAISYVLITFLA
- the tgtA gene encoding tRNA guanosine(15) transglycosylase TgtA; the protein is MVEFKFEIKARDAAGRIGKLTVNGKTIETPAIMPVINPKQLIVTPKELKEMGFGMVITNSYIIYKTLELREKALDVGIHRLLDYDGIIEVDSGSFQLMRYGGVDVTNREIIEFQERIGVDIGTFLDIPTPPDAPREKAEEDLRITLERAKEAEEVKNIAMNAAVQGSTYPDLRTYAAKKLSEMNFEIHPVGAVVPLMEGYRYRDLVDVVIASKLGLRPDRPVHLFGAGHPMIFALAVAMGIDLFDSASYALYAKDDRYLTPEGTKRLEELEYFPCSCPVCSRYTPQELREMPKEERTRLLALHNLWVIREELNRVKQAIKEGTLWELVDERARSHPKMFAAYKRLLEYRDYLEKNEPVTKASAFFKVSEEAMSWPLAHRAKTRAERVARKFPERVNHPIFGEIPRYLSLSYPFAQSEGEEDFTITKPTKGEARSYIMAIAEYQFGEGAGEAFKDAFVELSRKTGMPRQIKAKGKHLATFRAEDGLLTLGIEGAKRLHEVLPFPRMRVVVNSDAEPFAKRGKNVFAKFVVDADPEIRPYDEVLVVNEKDELLATGQSLLNGEEMKVFQSGLAVKVRRGVEK